A DNA window from Streptococcus parapneumoniae contains the following coding sequences:
- a CDS encoding ABC transporter permease produces the protein MKLSHYLIGLLLLLVFLSISIGTSDFSWGKLFALDHETWLLFQESRLPRTISILLTASSMSMAGLLMQTITQNQFAAPSTVGTTEAAKLGMVLSLFVFPSASLTQKMLFAFVSSIVFTLFFLAFMTIFTIKERWMLPLIGIIYSGIIGSVTEVIAYRFNLVQSMTAWTQGSFSMIQTHQYEWLFLGLIILIAVWKLSQTFTIMNLGKETSESLGISYSLLEKLGLFLVALTTSVTMITVGGLPFLGVIVPNLVRKHYGDNLSQTKLMVVLVGANLVLACDILSRVLIRPYELSVSLLLGIIGSLVFILLLWRGGRKDAV, from the coding sequence ATGAAACTTTCTCATTATTTAATTGGCTTACTTCTACTCCTAGTCTTTCTCTCTATTAGCATTGGGACCAGTGATTTTTCATGGGGAAAACTCTTTGCACTGGATCATGAAACTTGGCTTCTCTTTCAAGAGTCCCGTCTCCCAAGAACCATCAGCATTCTCCTGACTGCCTCTAGTATGAGCATGGCAGGACTGCTCATGCAGACTATTACTCAAAATCAGTTTGCTGCTCCGAGTACAGTTGGAACCACTGAAGCTGCCAAACTGGGAATGGTGCTGAGCCTCTTTGTCTTTCCGTCAGCTAGTCTTACTCAAAAGATGCTCTTTGCTTTTGTTTCATCCATCGTATTTACCCTCTTCTTCCTAGCCTTTATGACCATTTTTACTATAAAGGAAAGGTGGATGTTGCCTCTGATTGGGATCATCTATAGTGGGATTATTGGTTCTGTGACAGAAGTTATCGCCTACCGTTTCAATCTGGTTCAGAGTATGACAGCTTGGACCCAGGGCTCCTTCTCCATGATTCAGACTCATCAGTATGAGTGGCTCTTCTTAGGCCTCATTATCCTGATAGCCGTTTGGAAATTATCCCAAACCTTTACCATCATGAATTTAGGAAAAGAAACCAGTGAAAGTTTGGGGATTTCCTACTCCCTACTTGAAAAACTAGGTCTCTTTCTGGTGGCGCTAACGACAAGTGTCACCATGATTACCGTGGGTGGCTTACCATTTCTCGGAGTTATCGTTCCCAATCTGGTTCGCAAGCACTATGGAGATAATTTGAGTCAAACCAAACTCATGGTCGTACTGGTTGGTGCCAATCTGGTTTTGGCCTGCGACATTCTCTCTCGAGTTCTAATTCGGCCCTATGAGCTGTCTGTCAGTCTTCTACTAGGAATCATTGGTAGCCTCGTCTTTATCCTACTTCTCTGGAGAGGGGGACGAAAAGATGCAGTTTAA